Proteins encoded within one genomic window of Spirulina major PCC 6313:
- a CDS encoding chemotaxis protein CheA, with translation MPQPDSHFFDDFFEDYLAECDEHLGTIRAQLLRLEPQIEQSSFTAASLQPLFRALHSLKGLSGMVGVQGAETLAHALESYLRHLRDPEVTLTAAGFEALIRGVTVLDRVLRACQRHTEMPDLAPVLAEIGAVTAPLRSPLSPLVISEAEEQQIQAAQDRGDRLWIVIFTPSSALVEAGITVNRVRDRLSDPGTILAVTPQSSPTQGVTFRFIVAHPQVDPPPPWQLSGVEVHPYTAPERPDRGVEAPDLTAPPIATASSAAIAPTLVRVDLHKLDEVMEQVAELVMSRVQLSSQIQQLRGQVPIATWQHLNGISRTLEQQLRELRTGVLRVRLVPLTDTFKRLEFAARELARTMGKAVQVVLEGDGTELDKVLVDRMIDPLIHLVRNAVSHGVEPVAVRRDRAKPDRATLTLRASTAGERISLEIEEDGGGIDPAVIVARSQALHLAPPSPLTTDTLDPDLLLSMLCTPGFSTQDQPDLTSGRGVGMAIVRTTVQELGGHLSLRSTPGQGTCFRIDLPLTLAITDALIVTVGDRTFAIPQATLRELFPLAPQDRPAPTAPALLPYRDGLLPLVALHHHFRLPPPPPDRTLVVIVVAVGALTLGLLVDRVVSQSEIVVRPLQDPLVQGSGISGATALGDGTIILILDVASLIHQTLLAPSDRAPAP, from the coding sequence GTGCCCCAACCCGATAGCCATTTTTTCGATGATTTCTTTGAGGACTATCTTGCCGAATGTGATGAACATTTAGGTACGATTCGAGCGCAACTGTTGAGGTTAGAACCGCAGATCGAGCAATCGAGCTTCACTGCTGCGAGTTTGCAACCCCTGTTCCGGGCGCTGCATTCCCTCAAAGGCTTATCGGGAATGGTGGGGGTGCAAGGGGCGGAAACCCTCGCCCATGCCCTCGAAAGTTATCTGCGTCACTTGCGCGATCCGGAGGTGACCTTGACGGCGGCGGGGTTTGAAGCGTTGATCCGTGGGGTGACGGTGTTGGATAGGGTGTTGCGGGCCTGTCAACGGCACACGGAGATGCCTGATCTAGCGCCGGTGTTGGCGGAGATTGGGGCGGTGACGGCTCCGCTGCGATCGCCCCTGTCGCCCCTGGTGATTAGTGAGGCGGAAGAGCAGCAGATCCAAGCGGCCCAAGATCGGGGCGATCGCCTTTGGATCGTGATCTTTACCCCCAGTTCGGCCCTCGTTGAGGCGGGAATTACGGTGAATCGAGTGCGCGATCGCCTCAGTGACCCAGGCACCATTTTAGCCGTCACCCCCCAATCCAGCCCCACCCAAGGGGTCACCTTTCGGTTTATCGTTGCCCATCCCCAAGTAGACCCCCCGCCCCCCTGGCAATTATCGGGCGTGGAAGTACACCCCTACACCGCACCGGAGCGGCCGGATCGAGGTGTTGAGGCTCCAGATTTAACCGCACCTCCGATCGCGACTGCATCCTCGGCGGCGATCGCCCCGACTCTGGTGCGGGTGGATCTGCACAAGTTAGATGAGGTGATGGAACAGGTGGCGGAGTTGGTGATGAGTCGGGTGCAGTTGTCGAGTCAGATTCAACAGTTGCGGGGTCAAGTTCCCATCGCCACCTGGCAACATCTAAATGGGATCAGCCGCACCCTTGAACAGCAATTGCGGGAGTTGCGGACGGGGGTGTTGCGGGTGCGCCTCGTGCCGTTGACGGATACCTTTAAGCGGTTGGAGTTTGCGGCGCGGGAGTTGGCGCGAACGATGGGGAAGGCGGTGCAGGTGGTGCTTGAGGGGGATGGCACGGAGTTGGATAAGGTGTTGGTGGATCGGATGATTGACCCGCTGATCCATCTAGTGCGCAATGCGGTGAGTCATGGGGTTGAGCCGGTGGCGGTGCGGCGCGATCGCGCGAAGCCCGATCGTGCCACCCTGACCCTGAGGGCCTCCACCGCCGGGGAACGGATCAGCCTTGAAATTGAAGAGGATGGCGGCGGCATTGATCCGGCGGTGATTGTGGCGCGATCGCAAGCCCTCCACCTCGCCCCGCCCTCACCCCTGACCACAGACACCCTCGACCCGGATCTGCTCCTGTCGATGCTCTGTACCCCCGGTTTTTCCACCCAAGATCAGCCGGATCTCACCAGTGGGCGTGGGGTGGGAATGGCGATCGTCCGCACGACGGTGCAGGAGTTGGGGGGGCATCTCAGTCTGCGCAGTACCCCAGGACAGGGAACCTGTTTTCGGATTGACCTGCCCCTGACCTTGGCGATTACTGATGCGTTGATTGTGACGGTGGGCGATCGCACCTTTGCCATACCCCAAGCCACCCTCCGCGAACTGTTCCCCCTCGCCCCCCAAGACCGTCCCGCCCCCACCGCCCCCGCCCTCTTACCCTACCGCGATGGCCTGTTACCCCTCGTCGCGCTTCATCACCACTTTCGCCTGCCGCCGCCGCCACCGGATCGCACCCTGGTGGTGATTGTCGTGGCGGTTGGGGCGCTCACCCTAGGGCTGTTGGTGGATCGGGTGGTGTCGCAATCTGAAATTGTGGTGCGCCCCCTTCAAGATCCCCTGGTGCAAGGGTCGGGGATTAGTGGGGCAACGGCCTTAGGCGACGGGACAATCATTTTGATTTTAGATGTCGCGTCGTTGATTCACCAAACCCTCCTCGCCCCTTCGGATCGTGCGCCAGCACCGTGA
- a CDS encoding PAS domain S-box protein, whose product MSGFEYPSVTEQARYSEHNALPFPSVHDAASIHPDPVDPEDMILSNSMEIPPSTSPLITVGILAPPADRVLSTADPLISATCLAIDMINRHGGVLGRSLQYDVQPVALDTTQGAEDLQAWGQRNPAIATFFGTGHLATNPDSEAAHLTALATLDRLLWQPCATPSPLTHPQVFYTGSCPNQTVAVALGGVQAEGTMQRCYLLGSDSVRSRQLRTLWNAQSNEYGLNIVGEQEFGPDSCWGDLLEQIHTSTAQIIIDTRTQDHSQLFHALSAAGLTPEDVLVLSLTLPVGDRPTAAGHRVVTHYDVTAPTPENQALLAQWDDPHLISDAAIAAYTQVFLWKQAVETAQSFDTAAVRQAAYGQSYIGPQGLVQLHPNHHLSWGGAIARCHANGHLHPCWQSPHPIPPLPWQSPPSPTNAAILTDQLSQSRRRHRQLRNTIRDYGLELRTLFNVMEETVITTDLDGCVLRILPTHGPLPVSPEQIGQAIAPLFPDTLIPEITTVLHSIQTGTLSPSLSPLTYHEANGLRWFSIQFAPIPEHQQVIWVIRDITEQKLMELERQASLDDLRQQFADRTRALIAANDQLVDEIVERQQAETALQAVLDAVPGIVSWISADLRYLGVNRHLAGMFGLEPREFIGQDIGFLNASDGFIDVVRGFFASDFMEDFQEIEALVDGRRRTYLIVMQKYDHGRAAFSVGIDITERIEAIDDLARSKEQLQAVLEAVPGIVSWIGSDLHYMGVNRHLASTFNLTPADFVGQPIGFLQASDDFNDFVQEFFGSASNDDFREVEAIVDGETHNYLIAAQKYDNGKAAFTVGIDITDRQRALDDLARSKDQLQAVLEAVPGIVSWISSDLHYMGVNRQLASTFNLEPDAFVGQDIGFLQASGDFNEFVREFFASPAQDDFREVEAIVKGESRNYLIASQKYDDGKAAFAVGIDVTERQQALNALQQAEEKYRMIFENAVEGIFQTTADGRYLSANPALARIYGFESPDELVHQLTDVAAQLYVEPSQRQAFIDALVTEGHIVGFEAQIRRQDGAIRWISENARSVYDDQGMILYYEGTVEDITDRKQAEMTLLEINEELESRVQQRTAELQKLNMQLIMEIGQRESIESALRTSEAELRALFAAMTDIITVFDQRGRYVKIVSTNSEPLYSPADVLTGRSIEDVLPPSQAALFLAHIQEALTQNEIINVEYSLTINHEEVWFAATISPLPEQRVMWVARNITERRKVLDALSKAEAKYRSIFENAAEGIFQTTTDGRYISANPALVKMYGYESFQEMAARVWNIDTQVYVDAGLRSQFREVLERDGVITGFKTQVKRKDGTLIWTSENARLVCDHQGEPLYYEGTVADITQQKAAEDALQLEQQRSENLLLRILPKPIAERLKRNEGAIADRYDHVTILFADIVDFSSLSAQISPTEVVDLLNTVFSQFDQLAAWYKLEKIKTIGDAYMVAGGITDTTTDHAVAMADMALDMQLAVTQFRWANGKPFRLRMGIHTGPVVAGVIGINKFIYDLWGDTVNIASRMESQGIADMIQVTEATHGLIQDQFFLENRGEVLIKGRGLMNTYWLRGRRA is encoded by the coding sequence ATGTCAGGCTTTGAATATCCGAGTGTGACAGAACAGGCACGCTATTCTGAGCACAATGCACTACCGTTCCCTTCCGTTCATGACGCTGCTTCCATCCATCCTGATCCGGTTGACCCAGAGGATATGATCCTGTCCAACTCCATGGAGATCCCACCGTCCACCTCACCCCTGATCACTGTGGGCATTCTAGCCCCTCCGGCGGATCGGGTCTTGAGCACCGCTGATCCGCTGATCTCAGCTACCTGTTTGGCGATTGACATGATTAATCGTCACGGCGGGGTCTTGGGGCGATCGCTCCAATATGATGTGCAACCCGTGGCTTTGGATACTACCCAGGGGGCTGAAGATTTACAGGCCTGGGGGCAGCGCAATCCGGCGATCGCTACCTTCTTTGGCACAGGTCATTTAGCAACCAACCCTGACAGTGAAGCCGCTCACCTCACGGCCTTGGCTACTCTGGATCGCCTGCTGTGGCAACCCTGTGCCACCCCTAGCCCGCTGACCCATCCCCAGGTGTTTTACACCGGCAGTTGCCCTAATCAAACCGTGGCAGTAGCCCTAGGGGGGGTGCAGGCTGAGGGGACGATGCAACGGTGCTATCTGCTGGGGTCGGATTCGGTGCGATCGCGCCAACTCCGTACCCTGTGGAATGCCCAAAGTAACGAGTACGGCCTCAACATTGTGGGGGAACAGGAATTCGGCCCCGATAGCTGTTGGGGAGATCTGCTCGAACAGATCCACACCAGCACCGCCCAGATTATTATTGACACCCGGACTCAGGATCACAGCCAACTGTTTCACGCTCTCTCGGCGGCGGGGTTGACCCCGGAGGACGTGCTGGTGCTGTCGTTGACCTTGCCCGTGGGCGATCGCCCCACAGCGGCCGGCCATCGCGTCGTCACTCACTACGATGTCACTGCCCCCACTCCCGAAAATCAAGCCCTCCTCGCCCAATGGGATGATCCCCACCTAATTAGCGATGCGGCGATCGCAGCCTATACCCAAGTTTTTCTCTGGAAACAGGCCGTCGAAACCGCGCAATCCTTCGACACCGCTGCGGTACGGCAAGCCGCCTATGGCCAGAGCTACATCGGCCCCCAGGGCTTAGTGCAACTCCACCCCAACCATCACCTCAGTTGGGGCGGTGCGATCGCCCGCTGTCACGCCAACGGCCATCTGCACCCCTGCTGGCAGTCACCCCACCCGATCCCGCCGCTGCCCTGGCAGTCACCCCCATCCCCCACCAACGCCGCCATCCTCACGGACCAACTCAGCCAAAGCCGTCGCCGCCATCGTCAACTGCGCAACACGATCCGGGACTACGGCCTTGAACTGCGCACCCTCTTCAATGTCATGGAAGAAACCGTGATCACCACCGATCTGGACGGGTGTGTTTTGCGGATCTTGCCCACCCATGGCCCCCTACCAGTCAGCCCGGAGCAGATCGGGCAAGCGATCGCCCCCCTCTTTCCCGACACCCTCATCCCTGAGATCACCACCGTCCTCCACAGCATCCAAACCGGAACCCTCAGCCCATCCCTCAGCCCCCTCACCTACCACGAAGCCAACGGCTTGCGGTGGTTTTCCATTCAGTTCGCCCCCATCCCTGAACATCAACAGGTGATTTGGGTCATCCGCGACATCACCGAACAGAAACTCATGGAGCTTGAACGTCAAGCCTCCCTCGATGACCTGCGCCAACAGTTCGCCGATCGCACCAGAGCCTTAATCGCTGCCAACGATCAACTCGTGGATGAAATCGTCGAACGCCAACAGGCCGAAACCGCCCTCCAAGCTGTCCTCGATGCCGTACCGGGGATTGTGTCCTGGATCAGTGCAGATCTGCGCTACCTGGGGGTGAATCGTCACCTGGCCGGAATGTTTGGGTTAGAACCCCGCGAATTCATCGGCCAAGACATCGGCTTCCTCAACGCCAGCGATGGTTTTATTGATGTGGTGCGCGGCTTTTTTGCCAGTGACTTCATGGAGGATTTTCAAGAAATTGAAGCCCTCGTGGATGGCCGCCGTCGCACCTATTTGATCGTGATGCAGAAGTACGATCACGGTCGGGCCGCCTTTAGTGTGGGGATTGACATCACCGAACGGATCGAAGCGATCGACGATCTGGCCCGCTCTAAAGAACAACTCCAAGCCGTCCTCGAAGCCGTACCGGGGATCGTGTCTTGGATTGGTTCGGATCTTCATTACATGGGGGTGAATCGTCACCTGGCCAGCACCTTCAACCTCACCCCAGCGGATTTTGTCGGTCAACCGATTGGCTTTCTCCAGGCCAGCGATGACTTTAACGATTTTGTGCAGGAATTTTTCGGCAGTGCGTCCAATGATGATTTCCGAGAAGTGGAAGCGATCGTCGATGGGGAAACCCATAACTATCTGATTGCCGCCCAAAAATATGACAATGGCAAAGCGGCGTTCACCGTCGGGATCGACATCACCGATCGCCAACGGGCCCTGGATGACTTGGCTCGCTCGAAAGATCAACTCCAAGCCGTCCTTGAAGCCGTGCCGGGGATTGTGTCCTGGATTAGCTCGGATCTCCATTACATGGGGGTGAATCGCCAACTGGCCAGCACCTTTAACCTTGAACCCGATGCCTTTGTGGGTCAGGATATTGGCTTTTTGCAGGCCAGTGGGGATTTTAATGAGTTTGTGCGGGAGTTTTTTGCGAGTCCGGCCCAGGATGATTTTCGGGAAGTGGAAGCGATCGTCAAGGGGGAATCCCGAAATTATTTGATTGCATCCCAAAAATATGATGATGGCAAAGCGGCGTTTGCGGTGGGAATTGATGTCACCGAGCGTCAACAGGCTCTCAATGCGTTGCAACAGGCGGAAGAAAAGTACCGCATGATCTTTGAGAATGCGGTGGAAGGGATTTTCCAAACCACTGCCGATGGTCGGTATCTCAGTGCTAACCCTGCTCTGGCGAGGATTTACGGCTTTGAGAGTCCGGATGAGTTGGTGCATCAACTTACGGATGTGGCGGCGCAGTTGTATGTTGAGCCGTCCCAACGTCAAGCCTTTATCGATGCGTTGGTGACCGAGGGGCATATTGTCGGTTTTGAGGCACAAATTCGGCGGCAGGATGGGGCGATTCGCTGGATTTCTGAAAATGCGCGATCGGTCTATGACGATCAGGGCATGATTCTTTACTACGAGGGCACGGTAGAGGATATTACCGATCGCAAGCAGGCAGAGATGACGCTGCTGGAAATTAATGAAGAACTGGAAAGCCGGGTGCAACAACGTACGGCTGAACTGCAAAAGCTGAATATGCAGTTGATCATGGAGATCGGGCAGCGGGAAAGTATCGAGTCGGCGCTACGAACGTCGGAGGCGGAGTTGCGGGCGTTGTTTGCGGCGATGACGGATATTATTACGGTGTTTGATCAGCGGGGGCGGTATGTGAAGATTGTCAGCACCAATTCTGAGCCGCTCTATTCCCCGGCTGATGTGTTGACGGGGCGATCGATTGAGGATGTGTTACCCCCGTCCCAGGCGGCTCTGTTTTTGGCGCATATTCAAGAGGCGTTAACCCAAAACGAGATTATCAATGTGGAATACAGCCTCACGATTAACCATGAGGAGGTGTGGTTTGCGGCGACGATTTCACCGCTGCCGGAACAACGGGTGATGTGGGTGGCGCGGAATATTACGGAGCGGCGGAAGGTGTTGGATGCGCTGTCGAAGGCGGAGGCGAAGTATCGCAGTATTTTTGAGAATGCGGCGGAGGGGATTTTTCAGACGACGACGGATGGGCGCTATATCAGTGCGAATCCGGCGCTGGTGAAGATGTATGGCTATGAGTCGTTCCAGGAGATGGCGGCGCGGGTTTGGAATATTGATACGCAGGTGTATGTGGATGCGGGATTGCGATCGCAGTTCCGCGAGGTTTTAGAGCGCGATGGGGTAATCACGGGGTTTAAAACCCAGGTGAAGCGGAAGGATGGGACGTTGATTTGGACTTCGGAAAATGCGCGGTTGGTCTGTGATCATCAAGGGGAGCCGCTGTATTACGAGGGGACGGTGGCGGATATTACCCAGCAGAAGGCCGCCGAAGATGCGCTCCAGTTGGAACAACAACGGTCGGAGAATTTGCTGTTGCGGATTTTGCCGAAGCCGATCGCTGAACGTCTCAAGCGCAATGAGGGGGCGATCGCCGATCGCTACGATCATGTGACCATTCTGTTTGCTGATATTGTTGATTTTTCATCCCTCTCGGCCCAAATTTCCCCGACGGAAGTGGTGGATCTGCTCAACACCGTCTTTTCCCAATTTGACCAACTCGCCGCCTGGTACAAGCTCGAAAAGATCAAAACGATCGGGGATGCCTATATGGTAGCCGGGGGCATTACGGACACAACGACGGATCACGCAGTCGCGATGGCGGATATGGCCCTGGATATGCAACTTGCGGTAACCCAATTCCGCTGGGCGAACGGTAAACCCTTCCGCCTCCGCATGGGGATTCACACCGGGCCGGTGGTGGCAGGGGTAATCGGAATTAATAAGTTTATCTATGATCTCTGGGGCGACACGGTGAATATTGCCTCCCGGATGGAAAGCCAAGGCATTGCCGACATGATCCAAGTCACGGAAGCAACCCACGGGTTAATTCAAGATCAATTCTTCTTGGAAAATCGGGGTGAAGTGTTGATTAAAGGTCGGGGCTTGATGAATACCTACTGGCTGCGAGGGCGGCGGGCCTAG
- a CDS encoding diflavin flavoprotein gives MADVKPRDVQVLPIAAQTRVLRSRTWDRLKFEIEYALRKGTTANSYLIEGDRTVLLDPPGESFTDIFLAALQDRLDLKTLAAIVLGHINPNRGKTLEKILTINPAITVICSNPAAISLQKILPEIAINCFIIKNDETFDLGQGHHLQFIPTPSPRWSDHLCTYDPATEILYTDKLFGAHVCGDQILDEGWQVYSDDRRYYFDCLMAPHATQVEAALEKLTDYPAPLYAPGHGPLIRYGLSELKQSYHTWLADQKAKANRVALIYASAYGNTAIVAQAIARGITKAGVAVEAINCEFTTPEAIKTAVETSAGFIMGSPTLGGHAPTQVQTALGIVLATADQSKLAAVFGSYGWSGEAIDMLEQKFRDAGYRFGFDPIRVKFTPTDKIIKYCEEAGTDFAQALKRQQKQRQPKGSVTDSQAARLEQAVGRIIGSLCVVTVQREELQSAMLASWVSQASFAPPGLTIAVAKDRAIEDFTYGGDRFVLNILAEGKQLRKHFMKNYAPGEDRFEGISTEPADNGCPILTDALAYLECRVENRMECSDHWLIYAVAETGKVLNENGTTAVHHRKTGSYY, from the coding sequence ATGGCTGACGTAAAACCCCGTGATGTCCAAGTCCTCCCCATTGCTGCCCAAACCCGTGTGCTGCGATCGCGCACCTGGGATCGCCTCAAATTTGAAATTGAATATGCCCTGCGCAAAGGCACAACGGCCAATAGTTACCTGATCGAAGGCGATCGCACCGTCCTCCTTGACCCCCCCGGCGAATCCTTCACCGACATTTTTCTTGCCGCCCTCCAAGACCGCCTTGACCTGAAAACCTTAGCTGCGATCGTCCTCGGCCACATCAACCCCAATCGCGGCAAAACCCTCGAAAAGATCCTCACGATCAACCCCGCCATCACCGTCATTTGCTCCAATCCCGCCGCCATTTCCCTCCAGAAAATCCTGCCAGAAATCGCGATCAACTGCTTCATTATCAAAAACGACGAAACCTTCGACCTCGGCCAAGGGCATCACCTCCAATTCATCCCCACCCCCAGCCCCCGCTGGTCTGACCACCTCTGCACCTACGATCCCGCCACCGAAATTCTCTACACCGATAAACTCTTCGGGGCCCATGTCTGCGGTGATCAAATCCTTGATGAAGGCTGGCAAGTCTACAGCGACGATCGGCGCTATTATTTCGACTGTTTGATGGCTCCCCACGCCACCCAAGTAGAAGCCGCCCTCGAAAAATTAACCGACTACCCCGCGCCCCTCTATGCCCCTGGCCATGGTCCCCTGATTCGCTACGGCCTCAGCGAGTTAAAGCAGTCCTATCACACCTGGCTCGCTGACCAGAAAGCCAAGGCCAATCGCGTCGCGCTGATCTATGCGTCGGCCTATGGCAATACGGCGATCGTGGCCCAGGCGATCGCGCGCGGCATCACCAAAGCCGGGGTTGCAGTCGAAGCGATTAACTGCGAATTCACCACCCCCGAAGCGATTAAAACCGCCGTTGAAACCTCCGCCGGGTTCATTATGGGGTCGCCCACCCTCGGCGGCCATGCCCCCACCCAAGTCCAAACCGCCCTCGGTATCGTCCTCGCCACGGCGGATCAAAGCAAGTTAGCCGCCGTTTTCGGTTCCTATGGCTGGAGCGGGGAAGCGATCGATATGCTCGAACAAAAATTCCGTGATGCCGGCTATCGCTTTGGGTTTGACCCGATTCGCGTTAAATTCACCCCCACGGACAAAATTATTAAATATTGCGAAGAAGCCGGCACAGATTTCGCCCAAGCCCTGAAACGTCAACAAAAACAACGCCAACCCAAAGGCTCTGTTACCGATTCCCAAGCGGCGCGACTAGAGCAGGCCGTGGGCCGGATTATCGGCTCGCTCTGTGTGGTGACGGTGCAGCGGGAGGAGTTACAAAGTGCGATGCTGGCCTCTTGGGTGTCTCAAGCATCCTTTGCGCCCCCTGGCTTGACGATCGCTGTGGCCAAAGACCGCGCCATTGAAGACTTCACCTATGGGGGCGATCGCTTCGTTCTCAACATCCTGGCCGAAGGCAAACAACTGCGCAAACACTTCATGAAAAACTACGCCCCCGGCGAAGACCGCTTCGAGGGAATCAGCACCGAACCCGCCGACAATGGCTGCCCGATCCTCACCGATGCGTTGGCCTATTTAGAATGCCGCGTTGAAAATCGCATGGAGTGCAGCGATCACTGGTTGATCTATGCTGTAGCAGAAACCGGCAAAGTGTTGAACGAAAACGGCACCACCGCCGTCCATCATCGCAAAACCGGCAGCTACTACTAA
- the cas5d gene encoding type I-D CRISPR-associated protein Cas5/Csc1: MESLITLRTIISFFHYVPYELRKCYIFRTFVITENDRTLPHWIRLGKWSSKIRVDSTLIPAAAIQAKSGSYRCEQPLNPLDLGAGQTLQLYNRVVMPPTSLVSQSQLTGDYWQINCGALRDADPYLPQTLNLPQGCSYGAEVLHHVS, from the coding sequence ATGGAATCATTAATTACACTCCGTACTATTATTTCTTTTTTCCATTATGTACCTTATGAGTTGCGAAAATGCTATATATTCCGTACTTTTGTGATTACGGAGAACGATCGCACCCTGCCCCACTGGATTCGCCTTGGGAAATGGTCGTCTAAAATTCGGGTTGATTCGACGCTGATTCCAGCGGCCGCAATCCAAGCAAAATCGGGGAGCTACCGCTGTGAACAGCCACTCAACCCGCTCGATTTAGGCGCGGGGCAAACCTTGCAACTTTATAACCGAGTGGTGATGCCGCCGACGAGTTTGGTGAGTCAGTCCCAACTGACGGGGGACTATTGGCAGATTAATTGTGGGGCATTGCGTGACGCTGACCCCTATTTACCCCAAACCCTTAATCTGCCCCAAGGCTGTTCCTATGGTGCGGAGGTGTTGCACCATGTCTCTTGA
- a CDS encoding response regulator codes for MQQILVVDDSATMRKMVMAALRQIPNLNFGEASNGLEAIEQLAIAPFDLMVLDLNMPDMHGLEVLNFVLNHFGHHQPPVVILTTKGDEQSKRDAIAAGAASYITKPFEPRQFAQQIQHLLASA; via the coding sequence ATGCAACAGATTCTAGTGGTAGATGATTCTGCAACGATGCGCAAGATGGTGATGGCGGCGTTACGTCAAATTCCCAATCTTAATTTTGGCGAGGCGAGTAATGGCCTAGAAGCGATTGAGCAGTTAGCGATCGCACCGTTCGATCTGATGGTTTTGGATCTGAATATGCCAGATATGCATGGCTTAGAAGTGCTGAATTTTGTTTTGAATCATTTTGGCCATCATCAGCCTCCTGTGGTCATTCTCACCACGAAAGGTGATGAGCAATCGAAACGGGATGCGATCGCCGCCGGAGCCGCGAGTTACATCACAAAGCCCTTTGAACCCCGCCAATTTGCCCAACAAATTCAACACCTCCTTGCGTCCGCTTAA
- the cas6 gene encoding CRISPR system precrRNA processing endoribonuclease RAMP protein Cas6, whose amino-acid sequence MSLEAIAYSVVVELAVAKTRSKLPLLSHALHAQVLAWIALADANLAKQLHMAQVSPLSISPLRGKSPKRDIKAGDRVYFRVGILASPYAQALLSGIEQWGDRALTLNNHPFQIVSVLTLPGSHILAGATPYALLHQTQAVTTLTLAFQSPTSFKQGNNNIQPLPLPELVFGGLQRRWNAFAPEALRFERIEWHGWVSAYTLKTHRLTIKNSTQIGAQGQISYEFRDPVQAKRAAILAQFAFFAGVGRKTALGMGQCQSLST is encoded by the coding sequence ATGTCTCTTGAAGCGATCGCCTATTCAGTGGTGGTGGAGTTAGCGGTGGCTAAAACACGATCTAAGCTGCCGCTCCTGAGTCATGCTCTCCATGCTCAAGTCTTGGCATGGATTGCGCTAGCCGATGCGAATTTAGCCAAACAACTACACATGGCTCAAGTGTCGCCTCTCTCCATCTCCCCACTCCGAGGAAAATCTCCCAAACGAGATATCAAGGCGGGCGATCGCGTCTATTTTCGGGTCGGCATCTTGGCCAGTCCTTACGCTCAAGCCCTGTTAAGCGGGATCGAGCAGTGGGGCGATCGCGCCTTAACCCTCAACAATCATCCATTCCAGATCGTTAGCGTCCTAACCCTGCCCGGTAGTCATATCCTCGCCGGAGCAACCCCCTACGCCCTACTACACCAAACCCAAGCCGTCACTACCCTAACCCTTGCATTCCAGTCCCCCACCAGCTTCAAGCAAGGGAACAACAACATCCAGCCCTTGCCCCTACCCGAACTTGTTTTTGGAGGATTACAACGGCGTTGGAATGCCTTCGCCCCCGAAGCACTCCGCTTCGAGCGGATCGAATGGCATGGTTGGGTGAGTGCCTACACCCTCAAAACCCATCGATTGACCATCAAAAACTCCACCCAAATTGGCGCTCAAGGTCAGATTAGTTATGAGTTTCGCGATCCAGTCCAAGCCAAACGCGCCGCAATACTCGCTCAGTTTGCCTTCTTTGCAGGTGTGGGACGGAAAACCGCGCTGGGTATGGGGCAATGCCAATCGCTATCTACCTGA